From Acidobacteriota bacterium, a single genomic window includes:
- a CDS encoding carboxypeptidase-like regulatory domain-containing protein has product MRRTFLNATFGTALLAVSLAAASPMARGHAGSSLWREDSPQIASLPEALEMTGGTGRIAGQVTATATGKPLRAAQVSISSPRYRTRVAETDAEGRFEFGNLPPGAYFLTARKDGFGIYPDLTRTPLENRVSRTIQLADGQTIASVVISLSPAAVIAGHVWDETGEPMLRANVRVLRTVPRLMRNGVVVADALVPAGGATTNDLGEFRIVGVSPGDYYLGATVSSTGSPITEGPRSGYAPTYYPGTADVSQARRITVGAGQTVSEIDFSLVPSRAYRISGLVLDSQRRPSAKVSVAVAPSSSSVGLTSTAGMGLTDGDGRFSITGVVPGDYEIRAMSRAVDAAGRPAEEGRLAIAVVDRDVNGLVVVTVPVPPRPVR; this is encoded by the coding sequence ATGCGTCGAACCTTCCTGAACGCGACGTTCGGCACGGCTCTGCTGGCTGTTAGTTTGGCAGCTGCCAGTCCGATGGCGAGGGGCCACGCCGGCTCGTCGCTCTGGCGCGAAGACAGCCCACAGATCGCCTCCCTGCCAGAAGCTCTTGAGATGACTGGCGGCACCGGCCGGATTGCGGGGCAGGTCACCGCAACCGCCACTGGGAAGCCACTGCGCGCCGCTCAGGTGTCAATCTCCTCGCCACGCTATCGGACTCGCGTGGCCGAGACTGACGCGGAGGGACGATTCGAGTTCGGAAACCTGCCGCCAGGCGCGTACTTCCTCACGGCGCGAAAGGACGGATTCGGGATCTATCCCGACTTGACGCGGACCCCCCTGGAGAATCGTGTGTCCCGCACGATTCAACTTGCGGACGGTCAGACCATTGCCTCCGTCGTGATCTCACTCAGCCCGGCCGCAGTGATCGCTGGGCACGTGTGGGATGAAACGGGCGAGCCGATGCTGCGAGCAAACGTCCGCGTGCTGAGAACGGTGCCCAGGTTGATGCGCAATGGGGTCGTCGTGGCCGACGCTCTCGTCCCTGCGGGCGGCGCAACGACGAACGATCTCGGTGAGTTTCGCATCGTGGGAGTCTCGCCAGGCGATTATTACCTGGGCGCCACCGTCTCCAGTACCGGTTCGCCAATCACCGAGGGCCCGCGGTCAGGTTACGCGCCAACGTACTACCCGGGCACCGCGGACGTGTCGCAGGCCCGGCGGATCACGGTGGGGGCCGGACAGACGGTCTCCGAAATAGATTTCTCACTTGTCCCGAGTCGAGCGTACCGCATCAGCGGCCTGGTGTTGGACTCTCAACGTCGCCCGTCCGCGAAGGTTAGCGTGGCGGTTGCGCCATCGTCTTCTTCGGTGGGATTGACTAGCACGGCGGGAATGGGACTGACCGATGGCGACGGACGTTTCTCCATCACTGGCGTCGTGCCAGGCGACTACGAGATCCGGGCGATGTCGAGAGCGGTGGATGCCGCCGGTCGACCTGCCGAGGAAGGTCGACTCGCGATTGCCGTCGTCGACCGCGACGTGAACGGTCTCGTCGTGGTGACCGTCCCTGTGCCACCTCGGCCCGTCCGCTGA